From one Peredibacter starrii genomic stretch:
- a CDS encoding PQQ-binding-like beta-propeller repeat protein, producing the protein MWRVALASALVSLSVQASHLDNVCKMMSAPSFTDGFLTRYNVLENLEGQLIFENHVRLRGVIRDGDKLWVLASNSLIQMNKDGSGIEGFEMDKNISMTKAGDLILVVHGGGTVTAFNTKSREVAWTSTLNEVDGGDAVSITFDGTNALVVVTGTREGGFNGVATMNLQGKVIKTSPYDYVRAGVIDPEAIAHWHNGNLVLNNGGWIHVITPKQLASGKKFRPRWVSHQLGSGMNAHYMMLKGDFYFEGNTLVGCGLYNEQQEGDIVRAGALFKVQMP; encoded by the coding sequence ATGTGGCGTGTAGCTCTTGCTTCCGCATTAGTATCATTATCGGTTCAAGCCTCTCACCTTGATAACGTTTGCAAAATGATGTCAGCTCCCTCTTTCACTGACGGTTTCCTCACTCGTTACAATGTGCTAGAGAATCTTGAAGGCCAATTAATTTTTGAAAACCATGTTCGTCTTAGAGGTGTTATCCGTGATGGTGATAAGCTTTGGGTCCTTGCCAGCAATTCTCTTATTCAAATGAATAAAGATGGATCAGGCATTGAAGGCTTTGAGATGGATAAAAACATTTCGATGACCAAAGCGGGAGATTTAATCCTCGTTGTTCACGGTGGCGGAACTGTCACTGCATTCAATACCAAGAGCAGAGAAGTTGCATGGACTTCAACTTTAAATGAAGTTGATGGCGGTGACGCTGTTTCCATTACGTTTGATGGAACGAATGCCTTGGTGGTGGTGACGGGAACTCGCGAAGGTGGATTCAATGGCGTGGCCACAATGAATCTTCAGGGAAAAGTTATTAAAACATCTCCTTATGATTATGTTCGCGCCGGAGTAATCGATCCAGAGGCCATTGCTCACTGGCATAATGGTAATCTCGTTCTCAACAATGGAGGATGGATTCATGTCATTACTCCAAAGCAATTGGCCAGTGGCAAGAAGTTCAGACCACGTTGGGTCTCTCATCAACTCGGATCTGGCATGAACGCTCACTATATGATGTTAAAAGGCGACTTCTACTTCGAGGGCAATACTCTGGTTGGTTGTGGTCTTTATAATGAGCAACAAGAGGGTGATATTGTTCGAGCGGGAGCTTTATTTAAAGTTCAGATGCCATGA